The Helianthus annuus cultivar XRQ/B chromosome 16, HanXRQr2.0-SUNRISE, whole genome shotgun sequence genome includes a window with the following:
- the LOC110917176 gene encoding organ-specific protein P4: MRSFMVFLFLFSVLLNSSLYDAREGPKEYWRSVMKDEPMPKTIQDALSQDSTKSNNEVNTKDQSVGGLDTQPNHKMFQKDFDTKPNVMNYFIPKPPMSN, translated from the exons atgagatCTTTCATGGTTTTCTTGTTTCTCTTCTCAGTTCTTTTG AATTCAAGTCTTTATGATGCACGGGAAGGCCCCAAAGAATATTGGAGAAGTGTAATGAAAGATGAGCCTATGCCGAAGACGATTCAAGATGCTCTAAGCCAAGATTCAACTAAGTCAAATAATGAAGTTAATACCAAAGATCAATCCGTTGGCGGCTTAGATACACAACCTAATCACAAGATGTTCCAGAAAGACTTTGATACAAAACCAAATGTAATGAATTACTTTATTCCTAAACCACCAATGTCAAACTAA